One window of the Flavobacteriaceae bacterium YJPT1-3 genome contains the following:
- a CDS encoding Mur ligase family protein encodes MRVHFIAIGGSAMHNLALALHQKGEEVSGSDDAIFEPSRSRLEKHGLLPAEEGWFEDKITTALDAVILGMHAKADNPELLKAQELGIPIYSYPEFLFEQSKNKTRVVIGGSHGKTTITSMILHVMHYHQKEVDYMVGAQLEGFDTMVHLTEDNDFIVLEGDEYLSSPIDRRPKFHLYQPNIALISGIAWDHINVFPTYENYVSQFQEFVNLMTNGGALVYNEEDEEVVRVVENTTAHVKKYPYRTPDHRVDEGVTYLETPDGPMPIAIFGQHNLNNLSGAKWICQHMGIVEEEFYEAIASFKGASKRMERIAESPSNIAFKDFAHSPSKVKATTEAVKAQYPNRKLIACLELHTYSSLNATFLQEYEGALDAADEAAVFYSPHAVAIKKLDSVSQEQIEKAFQREDLHVFTEPQAFQDYLFGKQLDQTALLLMSSGNYGGLDFDRIQELL; translated from the coding sequence ATGCGAGTACATTTTATTGCGATAGGAGGAAGTGCCATGCACAATTTGGCCCTGGCCCTACATCAAAAAGGAGAGGAAGTTAGCGGCAGTGACGATGCTATTTTTGAACCCTCACGATCGCGATTGGAAAAGCACGGCCTTCTACCTGCAGAAGAGGGTTGGTTTGAAGATAAAATTACCACAGCGCTGGATGCTGTGATCCTGGGAATGCATGCAAAGGCCGATAATCCAGAATTGCTCAAAGCTCAGGAATTGGGCATACCTATCTATTCCTATCCGGAATTTCTTTTTGAGCAGTCCAAGAACAAAACCCGCGTAGTCATTGGCGGTTCTCACGGAAAAACGACCATTACTTCAATGATCCTTCACGTGATGCACTATCATCAAAAGGAAGTTGATTATATGGTAGGCGCCCAGCTGGAAGGCTTTGACACCATGGTACACCTTACCGAGGATAACGACTTTATCGTGCTGGAAGGGGATGAATATTTGTCTTCTCCCATAGATCGCCGACCTAAATTTCATTTATACCAACCCAACATTGCTTTGATCAGTGGGATCGCCTGGGATCATATCAATGTGTTTCCCACCTATGAGAATTACGTGTCCCAATTTCAGGAATTCGTGAATCTGATGACCAATGGCGGGGCCTTGGTCTATAATGAAGAGGATGAAGAAGTGGTACGGGTAGTAGAGAACACCACCGCCCACGTTAAAAAATACCCTTATCGAACGCCAGATCACCGGGTGGATGAGGGGGTCACCTATCTGGAAACCCCAGACGGCCCAATGCCGATCGCCATTTTTGGTCAGCACAATTTGAATAATCTATCGGGAGCGAAATGGATCTGCCAGCATATGGGTATAGTAGAAGAAGAGTTTTACGAGGCGATCGCTAGTTTTAAGGGCGCCTCTAAGCGCATGGAGCGTATTGCGGAGAGTCCGTCCAATATTGCTTTTAAGGATTTTGCACATTCTCCATCTAAAGTGAAGGCGACTACCGAAGCCGTTAAGGCCCAGTATCCTAATCGCAAACTAATCGCCTGCTTGGAATTACATACCTACAGCAGTCTCAACGCAACCTTTTTGCAGGAGTATGAGGGCGCTTTGGATGCAGCAGATGAGGCCGCAGTATTCTATTCGCCGCATGCTGTAGCCATAAAGAAACTCGATTCGGTCAGCCAGGAGCAAATTGAAAAGGCCTTCCAACGGGAAGACCTTCATGTGTTTACAGAGCCTCAGGCTTTTCAAGATTATTTATTTGGAAAGCAACTGGATCAAACCGCCCTGCTGCTTATGAGCAGCGGGAACTATGGGGGGTTGGATTTTGACCGTATTCAAGAGCTGCTTTAG
- a CDS encoding DUF4136 domain-containing protein — MRKAIPLIVILVLSGWVVSCKPIQVEYDYDEQANFEAFKTYQFLGPEDSGLSELNERRLEEAADSLLQSKGFAKSENPDLLLAFYEDRYEEPQRNTVGIGVGGTGRNVGGGIQLGVPIGSNTLSTVITLDVVERRTNALLWQGVAQGNQGRSTTPEQKVTFYTKIAFKLLEKFPPQN; from the coding sequence ATGCGAAAAGCAATACCCTTGATAGTCATATTGGTCTTGAGCGGCTGGGTCGTCTCGTGTAAGCCCATTCAGGTGGAGTACGATTACGACGAACAGGCCAATTTTGAGGCTTTTAAGACCTATCAATTCTTAGGCCCCGAAGACAGTGGGCTTAGTGAGCTCAACGAACGTCGATTGGAAGAAGCAGCGGACAGTCTACTGCAGAGCAAAGGCTTCGCGAAAAGTGAGAATCCCGATCTGCTCTTGGCCTTCTATGAAGATCGCTACGAAGAGCCGCAGCGCAATACCGTAGGTATTGGCGTAGGCGGGACCGGCCGGAATGTAGGCGGAGGTATTCAGTTGGGTGTACCCATAGGAAGCAATACCCTGAGCACGGTGATCACCTTAGACGTGGTAGAGCGCCGGACCAATGCCCTGCTGTGGCAGGGAGTAGCCCAGGGCAATCAGGGAAGAAGCACCACTCCCGAACAAAAAGTAACTTTTTACACCAAAATAGCCTTTAAACTGCTAGAAAAATTCCCACCTCAGAACTGA
- a CDS encoding adenylate kinase has translation MIQLHDLHFEKFLTQAEINQAVHGVVVRMNDELKDQRPVFLTVLNGAFLFAADVVKRFEGACELSFIKVASYDGLEQTENISTVITAEPELKGRTVVVLEDIVDSGNTIETIIRILEEEGVADIKIATLFMKPDAYTKNYTIDYVGLEIDDDFVVGYGLDYKGLGRNLTDIYKLKANSSMTNIVLFGPPGAGKGTQAALLKEKYDLIHISTGDVFRFNIKNGTELGTLAKSYMDKGQLVPDTVTIDMLNAEVVKNPKTNGFIFDGFPRTTAQAEALAALLESKGTEVSAMIALEVDDEVLVQRLLERGKTSGRADDGDETIIRNRIAVYYQETAILKDYYKKQDKYYGVDGVGSLEEITERLSEVIESL, from the coding sequence GTGATCCAATTACACGATTTACACTTTGAAAAATTTTTGACCCAAGCCGAAATCAATCAGGCGGTTCATGGGGTGGTCGTGCGCATGAATGACGAGCTGAAAGACCAGCGACCGGTATTCTTGACCGTGCTAAACGGGGCTTTTTTATTTGCAGCTGACGTGGTCAAACGATTTGAGGGAGCTTGTGAACTGAGCTTTATCAAGGTAGCCAGCTATGACGGCCTGGAACAGACCGAGAACATCTCTACCGTGATCACTGCTGAACCTGAATTGAAAGGGCGTACGGTAGTGGTTTTGGAAGACATTGTCGATTCAGGAAACACCATAGAAACCATTATCCGCATTCTGGAAGAAGAAGGCGTGGCCGATATCAAAATCGCAACCCTTTTTATGAAACCGGATGCCTATACCAAGAATTATACAATTGATTATGTGGGACTCGAGATCGATGACGATTTTGTAGTGGGCTACGGACTCGATTACAAGGGTCTGGGGCGTAATCTCACCGATATTTATAAATTAAAAGCAAATTCATCCATGACCAATATCGTGCTTTTTGGCCCTCCGGGTGCCGGAAAAGGAACTCAGGCAGCATTATTAAAAGAGAAATACGATCTCATTCATATTTCTACCGGTGATGTCTTCCGTTTCAACATCAAAAACGGTACAGAACTCGGAACCCTGGCCAAGTCATATATGGATAAGGGGCAACTCGTTCCTGACACGGTGACCATTGATATGTTGAATGCCGAAGTGGTCAAGAATCCTAAGACGAACGGCTTCATTTTTGACGGCTTTCCTCGCACGACGGCTCAGGCAGAAGCACTTGCGGCTTTATTGGAAAGTAAGGGCACAGAAGTATCAGCCATGATCGCCCTGGAAGTGGACGATGAGGTCTTAGTGCAGCGTTTGCTGGAGCGGGGCAAGACCTCCGGGCGAGCCGATGACGGAGATGAAACCATCATCAGAAACCGCATTGCGGTGTACTATCAGGAAACAGCGATCCTGAAAGACTACTACAAAAAGCAAGACAAGTACTACGGTGTGGACGGCGTGGGCTCACTGGAGGAAATCACCGAGCGTCTGAGTGAGGTGATCGAAAGTCTCTAA
- the radC gene encoding DNA repair protein RadC: MKSLSIKEWSLGDRPREKLVEQGRKALSDAELLAILLGSGSKNESAVRLSKRILAHANNRLSELGKMSLVDLMRFRGIGEAKAVTVSAALELGRRHRAEGVLEKKKITSSAMVFEYLLPWLSDLPHEEFRILYLNNANRILKHTQLSKGGMTGTLVDVRLVLKEALALGATGIILAHNHPSGTLQPSESDKSLTQKLHLAAGSLDIKVLDHLIVGEKAYFSFADEGLL; this comes from the coding sequence GTGAAATCATTGTCGATAAAAGAGTGGTCCTTAGGGGATCGACCCCGGGAGAAATTAGTAGAGCAGGGCAGAAAAGCCTTAAGTGATGCTGAATTGTTAGCCATCCTTCTGGGAAGCGGAAGCAAAAATGAGTCGGCTGTCCGTCTCAGCAAGCGTATTTTGGCGCATGCCAACAACCGATTGAGTGAGTTGGGTAAAATGAGTTTAGTAGACTTGATGCGATTTCGCGGCATAGGAGAAGCTAAGGCGGTCACCGTAAGTGCTGCTTTGGAATTGGGAAGAAGGCACCGGGCCGAAGGAGTTCTGGAAAAGAAAAAAATCACTTCCAGTGCCATGGTGTTTGAGTATCTGCTCCCCTGGCTCTCCGATCTACCCCATGAGGAGTTTCGAATTCTTTATTTGAACAATGCCAATCGCATCCTTAAGCACACTCAATTGAGCAAAGGTGGGATGACCGGAACCTTGGTTGACGTTCGTTTAGTGCTTAAGGAGGCCCTGGCCCTGGGGGCGACCGGAATCATCCTGGCTCACAATCACCCTTCAGGAACACTGCAGCCCAGCGAGTCAGACAAGTCACTAACTCAAAAGCTTCATTTGGCGGCGGGAAGTCTGGATATAAAGGTGCTCGACCACCTGATAGTAGGTGAAAAAGCGTATTTTAGCTTCGCCGACGAAGGCCTACTCTAA
- a CDS encoding DUF1569 domain-containing protein — protein MKNLFDQQTYEETRQRVQQLTPESTPLWGQMTVAQMLHHCQFPFKIALSDEPRKRSWNPLFLLFKKSLINDKPFRKNLPTSKQLKVTEKKDFEKEQRILLDLVDSFYKKRDQKAWQPHPLFGHFTPREWGRLEFKHLDHHLTQFGV, from the coding sequence ATGAAAAACTTATTTGATCAACAGACGTACGAGGAGACCAGGCAACGCGTACAGCAATTAACTCCTGAATCGACCCCTCTTTGGGGACAAATGACCGTAGCTCAAATGCTCCATCATTGCCAGTTCCCCTTTAAAATCGCACTAAGCGACGAACCCAGAAAGCGCAGCTGGAACCCACTCTTTCTGTTATTCAAGAAGTCTCTGATCAACGACAAACCCTTCCGGAAAAATCTTCCCACGTCCAAACAGCTAAAGGTCACCGAGAAAAAGGATTTTGAAAAAGAGCAGCGAATCCTGCTTGATCTGGTGGATTCTTTTTATAAAAAACGTGATCAGAAAGCGTGGCAACCGCATCCATTATTTGGTCATTTTACCCCTCGGGAGTGGGGCCGACTCGAATTTAAGCACCTCGATCATCACCTGACCCAATTTGGCGTATGA
- the obgE gene encoding GTPase ObgE, with protein sequence MTEGNFVDYVKMHVRSGKGGQGSAHLRREKYIPKGGPDGGDGGRGGHVIIRAKPNMWTLLPLKFSRHIRAGHGENGGKQTSTGAAGADVYIDVPLGTVVKDSDTGEVLFEITEEGQERIVARGGKGGLGNDHFKSSTNQTPRYAQPGLPGEEADITIELKLLADVGLVGFPNAGKSTLLSVVSAAKPKIADYEFTTLKPNLGIVEARDMQTFVMADIPGIIEGAAEGKGLGHRFLRHIERNSTLLFLIPADATDVAEQYDVLLNELKKYNPELLDKSRLIAISKSDMLDAELKKELKQELDQTLPIPYLFISSVAQQGLTELKDRLWSMLNADQE encoded by the coding sequence ATGACCGAGGGAAATTTTGTAGACTACGTAAAAATGCACGTGCGCTCCGGTAAAGGAGGACAAGGGTCTGCACATCTTCGTCGTGAGAAATACATTCCCAAAGGTGGCCCTGATGGGGGAGATGGCGGTCGTGGTGGCCATGTGATCATACGGGCCAAGCCCAATATGTGGACCTTACTCCCGCTCAAATTCAGTCGGCATATTCGTGCCGGTCACGGAGAGAACGGGGGGAAACAAACCAGTACCGGTGCTGCCGGAGCTGATGTGTATATCGATGTGCCCCTGGGGACGGTCGTGAAAGATTCTGATACCGGGGAGGTGCTTTTTGAGATCACTGAAGAAGGTCAGGAGCGGATAGTCGCCCGAGGCGGTAAAGGGGGCCTCGGTAACGATCATTTTAAATCGAGCACCAATCAGACTCCTCGCTACGCTCAGCCCGGTCTGCCCGGAGAAGAGGCTGATATCACCATCGAGCTGAAATTACTGGCTGATGTAGGCCTGGTAGGCTTTCCAAATGCCGGAAAATCAACCTTACTGTCGGTGGTATCTGCGGCTAAGCCCAAGATCGCTGATTATGAGTTTACGACCCTAAAACCCAATCTGGGGATTGTTGAGGCCCGTGATATGCAAACCTTTGTCATGGCTGACATCCCCGGGATCATTGAGGGCGCGGCTGAAGGAAAAGGTCTGGGTCATCGTTTTTTGCGCCATATCGAACGGAATTCAACCCTGCTCTTTCTAATTCCTGCCGATGCTACCGATGTGGCGGAGCAGTATGATGTGTTACTGAATGAATTAAAAAAATACAATCCGGAATTGCTGGATAAGAGTCGGTTGATCGCCATCTCCAAAAGTGATATGCTAGACGCCGAGTTGAAAAAAGAACTGAAGCAAGAGTTAGATCAAACGCTTCCCATTCCTTATCTTTTTATTTCCTCAGTGGCCCAGCAAGGACTTACGGAACTTAAAGACCGACTTTGGAGTATGTTGAATGCAGATCAAGAATAA
- a CDS encoding 5-(carboxyamino)imidazole ribonucleotide synthase, with product MNDYFSTPFTLGILGGGQLGKMLLYETRKWDLKTHVLDPSQEAPARLACNHFQQGDLMDYDTVFQFGKQVDLLTVEIETVNVDALEALEKKGVNVYPSANTLRVIQNKGDQKDFYKKHQLPTAAYSRFRSIQELQNQQPELPFVWKSCTGGYDGNGVQIIREASQIAQLPEGPCITEKMIPFKHELAVIVARTPGGKISTYPVVEMEFHPEANQVEYVICPARISEEVAKKAREVATQVSEAMDHVGLLAVELFQTEDDQILINEVAPRPHNSGHYSIEASYTTQFEQHLRAILDLPLGKTDSKTAAVMVNLVGDEQHQGPVRYQNIERILGMNGVTPHIYGKSQTRPFRKMGHVTIIDQDVAVARAVAAEVKKTIKVISQ from the coding sequence ATGAACGACTATTTTTCTACCCCATTCACCCTGGGTATTTTAGGCGGTGGTCAGCTCGGTAAAATGCTGCTGTACGAAACTCGAAAATGGGACCTTAAGACCCATGTACTCGACCCAAGTCAGGAGGCTCCGGCCAGGCTTGCCTGTAATCACTTTCAGCAGGGAGATCTCATGGATTACGATACGGTATTCCAATTTGGAAAGCAGGTGGACCTGCTCACCGTTGAGATCGAAACGGTCAATGTCGATGCGCTGGAAGCCCTCGAAAAAAAAGGCGTCAACGTGTACCCTTCAGCCAACACCTTGCGTGTCATTCAGAATAAAGGCGATCAAAAAGATTTCTATAAAAAACACCAGCTCCCTACAGCAGCCTACTCCCGATTTAGGAGTATTCAGGAGTTGCAGAACCAACAACCCGAACTTCCCTTTGTTTGGAAAAGTTGTACCGGAGGTTATGATGGGAATGGCGTACAGATCATTCGGGAAGCCAGTCAAATCGCTCAACTGCCCGAAGGTCCCTGCATCACTGAAAAGATGATCCCCTTTAAACATGAATTGGCGGTGATCGTGGCCCGGACTCCGGGAGGCAAGATCAGCACCTACCCGGTAGTGGAAATGGAATTTCACCCGGAGGCTAATCAGGTGGAATACGTGATCTGTCCGGCCCGTATTTCTGAAGAGGTAGCTAAAAAAGCCCGGGAAGTTGCCACACAGGTCTCTGAAGCCATGGATCATGTGGGACTTTTGGCGGTAGAACTTTTTCAAACGGAAGACGATCAGATTCTCATCAATGAAGTGGCCCCTCGGCCGCACAATAGCGGACATTATTCCATTGAAGCCAGTTATACAACTCAGTTTGAACAGCATCTGAGGGCGATCTTAGATTTACCCTTGGGCAAGACGGACAGCAAAACAGCAGCCGTCATGGTCAACCTGGTGGGCGACGAGCAGCATCAGGGACCGGTTCGCTATCAAAACATTGAACGCATCCTGGGCATGAACGGCGTGACTCCGCATATCTATGGAAAATCACAAACCCGTCCCTTCCGCAAAATGGGACATGTGACCATCATTGATCAGGATGTTGCCGTCGCTCGCGCGGTAGCCGCAGAAGTCAAAAAAACCATAAAAGTAATCAGTCAATGA
- a CDS encoding tetratricopeptide repeat protein translates to MKLHLKKFLFVCAVLHGFSGYESHAQQDAFAKAEQLFQKEQFSKSKALFEAHLAKHPNDMKAQEYLGDIAGYEKRWDDAIAIYGQLVDADQDQANYHFKLGGSLGMKALSISRIRALSYIGDIKEHFTRAVELDPKHIEARWALVEFYIQLPGIVGGSERKALEYADQLETISKVDGFLAKGYVAEYMDRPEDAERYYKKAIAVGGSEHTYEKLAAHYEKQQQPDKAISTTQESLQKHQRNHLNYQIGKIAAQYNLKNELGIDCLERYIANHSVRDGVPLDWAYYRLAQIYKNLGQKKEALVWIDKALSKRPDFEEAQDEKRLIEAL, encoded by the coding sequence ATGAAACTGCATCTAAAGAAATTCCTGTTTGTATGTGCTGTTCTCCACGGGTTCAGTGGATACGAGTCGCATGCGCAGCAGGATGCTTTCGCGAAAGCGGAACAACTCTTCCAAAAGGAGCAATTCAGCAAGTCAAAAGCTCTTTTTGAGGCTCATCTGGCCAAGCACCCCAACGACATGAAAGCGCAGGAATACCTGGGTGACATTGCGGGTTATGAAAAACGCTGGGATGACGCCATAGCGATCTATGGTCAACTGGTGGACGCTGATCAAGATCAGGCCAATTATCATTTCAAGCTAGGGGGGTCGCTGGGTATGAAAGCCTTGTCGATTAGCAGAATAAGGGCGCTATCCTACATTGGCGACATCAAAGAGCATTTTACCCGTGCCGTCGAATTGGATCCTAAGCATATCGAAGCCCGATGGGCATTGGTGGAATTCTATATCCAGCTGCCGGGGATCGTAGGAGGCAGTGAACGTAAAGCCCTGGAATACGCAGACCAACTGGAAACCATATCCAAAGTGGATGGCTTTCTGGCTAAGGGCTATGTGGCCGAGTACATGGACCGGCCGGAAGATGCAGAGCGGTATTACAAAAAAGCCATCGCGGTAGGAGGATCAGAGCATACTTACGAAAAGCTGGCGGCTCATTACGAAAAGCAGCAGCAGCCGGATAAGGCGATCTCTACCACACAAGAGTCTTTGCAGAAGCATCAAAGAAATCATCTCAATTATCAAATTGGCAAGATCGCGGCTCAATACAACTTAAAGAATGAATTGGGGATCGACTGTTTGGAGCGGTATATTGCCAATCATAGCGTACGCGACGGCGTGCCCCTGGACTGGGCCTATTACCGTCTGGCGCAGATCTACAAGAATTTAGGACAGAAGAAAGAAGCCCTGGTATGGATCGATAAAGCCTTGTCGAAACGTCCGGATTTTGAAGAGGCGCAGGACGAAAAGCGGCTTATCGAAGCGCTCTGA
- a CDS encoding YjjG family noncanonical pyrimidine nucleotidase translates to MTNSRASKHLFFDLDHTLWDFDKNSQLAFEIIFEKHRIDVKIEEFSAVYEPINFSLWKQYRENRISKEKLRYSRLKRSFEALDLEIDDPLIDRLSDDYIKFLPTNNHLFEGTLELLDYLAPRYRLHIITNGFQEVQQQKLKASNLQPYFEVVVSSESVAVKKPDPKIFSYALNKAAARPEQSLMIGDTYEADILGALNSGMDAVFFNHRGHAVDREVKQITHLSELKKLL, encoded by the coding sequence ATGACGAACTCTAGAGCCAGTAAACATCTGTTTTTTGACCTGGATCATACGCTCTGGGATTTTGATAAGAATTCTCAGCTAGCCTTTGAGATCATTTTTGAGAAACATCGCATTGACGTAAAGATTGAAGAGTTCAGCGCGGTCTACGAGCCCATCAATTTTAGCCTATGGAAGCAGTATCGTGAGAATCGTATTTCTAAGGAGAAATTGCGCTATTCCAGATTGAAGCGGAGTTTTGAAGCTCTTGACCTAGAAATTGATGACCCCTTGATCGATCGTTTGTCTGATGATTACATCAAGTTCCTACCTACCAATAATCACTTGTTTGAGGGAACCTTGGAGCTGTTGGATTATCTGGCTCCCCGCTACCGATTACATATCATCACCAATGGATTTCAAGAAGTACAACAGCAAAAACTAAAAGCCTCTAATTTGCAACCCTATTTTGAAGTGGTGGTGAGTAGTGAATCCGTGGCAGTAAAGAAACCGGATCCCAAAATTTTTAGTTATGCCCTGAATAAAGCCGCTGCACGACCGGAACAAAGCCTGATGATAGGCGATACGTACGAAGCCGATATTCTTGGGGCGCTGAATTCGGGAATGGATGCGGTTTTTTTTAATCATCGGGGGCATGCCGTTGATCGGGAAGTAAAACAGATCACCCATCTAAGCGAGCTTAAAAAGCTGCTCTAA